A region of the Vibrio sp. YMD68 genome:
TGGGAATGGACTGGGGATCGCCGTGGCATGTCAAAAGGTGGAGCTTGGAGTTTTTCCCCAGCTATGGCTTCATCTCACGAACGACTCTTTGTGGCTCCTTCTTCCGCTTCAAACTATGTTGGTTTTAGAATTATTCGTGACATCAACTGAATGCCTAATGTGTCATTAGAGTAAAACTGCTTAGTATAACCATGACGCCACTGACCATCCGGTTCGTGGCGTTTGTGTTATTTTCATCCAGATACTGAACGTAGGCGCGGTGAGCAGCCTGCTTTTTCAGTCAGTGATTTCTTCTCTCAATAGACAGTATAACTGCCTCAGTTTTGAGATGTGCGTTGTAAAAATCAAAAGTCACACGCTCATTCAAGGCCCCTGTTTTCAATGTCCCCCTCGCTCCATGTCTGCAACCCACTCATATTATTCATGTTAATTGTCAATAAAGCACTGCATCCATCGTATTGGCGTAATACAAGGGAAATATACACGCACGTAACATTTCTTTATCATTTAGCATCGCAACGTTCAGGGAATATCGGTTAGAGAACTCAATCTATGAAAAATGAAGAATTGGATAACAAAATATGCGAAGTAGCCTGCCTATCTCTTGCCATATTGGTCTTGGCAGGGACGACTCTTCGACCTTTGTTTAACGAGCAGCACTACCTATTTACTCTGATTGGGTGTTTCAATTTTCTTATTGCATTCAGTTCGTATTGGTTAATAAAAACGAAGCGAGTGACTCAACATGCTGCAACGTTAGTTGTTACCGTAACGGGGATTTGCTTAGTTCCACTCCTATGGATTTCAGGGGGGCTATTTAGCCAGTTCAATTATCTCATTCCCGTTATTCCAGTCTTTACCTGCCTGTTTGCTAACTGGAAAGTAGTGCTCGCTGTTAGCATTAGCTTAATTTCATTAGTGTTACTTATGTACTTAAAAATGCACTGGTTCATCGATATAGACCAAGAGATCCATTACTCAGAAAGCAAACAAATCGCCAAGACGTTTTGGCTATTAACTTCCATTGTCATCAGCGCCGCACTTGGTTATTACCATCGAGCACAAAACCAGCAAATAAAGACGCTCTTACACAAGCACGCTTATGTTGATCCTCTGACTGAAATTGGGAACAGACGCTTCATTGAAACCAATTTATCTCAAACTTATGAACAAGTGAAAGCGAATGAAGGAGCACTCGGCGTCATGCTTATTGATATCGATCACTTCAAAAAATTCAACGATAACTTTGGGCATGAAACTGGAGATAAAGTCCTCAAAGAAGTCGCACAACATCTAGACACACATATTGGAAGCGGCGGCCTAATCGGCCGATTTGGTGGTGAAGAATTTCTTATCGTTTTACCCGAACTTTCTAAAAACGAATTCGAGCAAATGGGAAATAGCATCGTCAATATCATCCATTCTCTTGAAGTAAAAGACGGTGATATACAGCATAGGGTGACGGTCTCTATTGGCGGTTATTGGCAAGAAGGCGCTCGTTTAATGCCTATTAATAAGCTGGTGAAACTCGCCGATAACGCACTCTATAAAGCAAAGAGTCGCGGTAGAAATCAATTTATCGCACACTGCCAAAAGACCGAGGATAGACAAGAATTGTCTTATATCATTTGAATACAAAAAACTTGTAAGTGCTAGATGGTAAGGATTTGAGTGACAGGTATGTTTGTATGATGTTTCATACCATGAGTAGGGCGTGTTGAGCTTTCGAGGTTCAATTTCGTTCGAGATAAATCCGCTCAAAATATCAACACCCCCCTAAATGGCGCATCACTGAAATGGCAGTATCATTGTAAATACAGAGCCCCTCACTCTAGGGTGCAAGCCTATCAATAATCCACGCGCCTTCATGCTGAGAAAATAAGAAACGATCATGAAGTCGGCTCTCACCACCTTGCCAAAACTCGATGGTTTCAGGCTTAATCCGGTAGCCTCCCCAAAAGCTTGGAACCGGGATTTCGCCCTTCTCAAACTTCTTTTTAAGCTCTAAAAACTTACCTTCTAATACGCCACGAGCCGAGATACGGCTGCTCTGCTTGCTCGCAATGGCCGCTATTTGACTGTCTTTCGGGCGAGAAGTGAAGTACTTCATATTCTCTAAAGCACTGAGTTTTTCTGCCGTGCCTGTAATATGGACCTGACGTTCCATTGAATGCCAAGGAAAATGTAAGCTAATCTTACTGTTAACGCCGATTTGTTGCGCTTTTCGGCTTCCCAAATTGGTATAAAAAACAAATCCGTCTTTGTCTGCATTTTTGAGTAACACAATACGCTGAAAAGGCTGTCCATGCTCATCCACAGTGGCAACCGTCATCGCTGTAGGATCGGTCAAATTGGCATCAATGGCTTGTTGCAACCAGCCATTAAACTGCTCGATCGGATCGGCATTAAGATCACGTCTTCTCAATCCGTCTTTTGCATACTCTCTGCGAATGTCTGAAAGTTCCATATTAGCTCCTAATCATTTTACTCGATTGTGCTCTGATAGACCTTAGAACTCAAGTATGTTGTCACTCACAAAGTTCAAAAATGAAGCTAAACTGAATGATAAGTCACAAAGCCAAGACTAAACATGACCTAAATAGAATAGATATCATTGATAATGATTAGCAAAACCTTAACATTTACGTCAATTAGTAATAAAATCAAATAAATAATAGCTATGGTAAGGATGTACCGTGAGCAAAAGCAGTTATGAAAAGCTCTCTCCTACAGAATTAGATTATGTCGATGACAAAACCGCTGCGCTTCTACTCAATACCCCGAGCAGCGCTCGTATGATGTTATGGGTCATGATTCTCTTTTTTATTGTCGCTATTGCCTGGGCATCTTGGGCTGAAATAGATAAAGTGACCGTTGGTCAAGGCAAAGTCGTCCCATCGTCTCAACTTCAAGTTATCCAAAACCTAGAAGGTGGTTTGGTTAAACAAATTCTCGTTCAAGAAGGGGATTTTGTTGAAAAAGGACAGCAGCTATTACTCATTGACGACACTCGCTTTCGGTCTGATTTTCGCGAGCGTGAGCAACAAGTCTCCAACTTAACAGCCAATGTATTTCAACTCGCTGCATCTATCTCTAGCGTCGTAATACAAGAAGACTTTGACCTCAACAACTGGCAAAACAACGTCACGATCAA
Encoded here:
- a CDS encoding GGDEF domain-containing protein; amino-acid sequence: MKNEELDNKICEVACLSLAILVLAGTTLRPLFNEQHYLFTLIGCFNFLIAFSSYWLIKTKRVTQHAATLVVTVTGICLVPLLWISGGLFSQFNYLIPVIPVFTCLFANWKVVLAVSISLISLVLLMYLKMHWFIDIDQEIHYSESKQIAKTFWLLTSIVISAALGYYHRAQNQQIKTLLHKHAYVDPLTEIGNRRFIETNLSQTYEQVKANEGALGVMLIDIDHFKKFNDNFGHETGDKVLKEVAQHLDTHIGSGGLIGRFGGEEFLIVLPELSKNEFEQMGNSIVNIIHSLEVKDGDIQHRVTVSIGGYWQEGARLMPINKLVKLADNALYKAKSRGRNQFIAHCQKTEDRQELSYII
- the pdxH gene encoding pyridoxamine 5'-phosphate oxidase, giving the protein MELSDIRREYAKDGLRRRDLNADPIEQFNGWLQQAIDANLTDPTAMTVATVDEHGQPFQRIVLLKNADKDGFVFYTNLGSRKAQQIGVNSKISLHFPWHSMERQVHITGTAEKLSALENMKYFTSRPKDSQIAAIASKQSSRISARGVLEGKFLELKKKFEKGEIPVPSFWGGYRIKPETIEFWQGGESRLHDRFLFSQHEGAWIIDRLAP